One genomic segment of Catalinimonas alkaloidigena includes these proteins:
- a CDS encoding TonB-dependent receptor: MSGFVIDAKTEEPLIGVTIKLENTDLGGTTDVNGYYTINNIPTQSYNVSASYVGYQSLTRYNIIVRSGGNPELNFELNETVDELSEVIVEASPFEKLTETPNSIQRLSQEEIATYPGGNNDIAKVVQSLPGVSGSVGFRNDVIIRGGAPNENVYYLDGVEIPNINHFATQGSAGGPVGLLNVSFIEGVTLSTSSFAAQYDNVLSGVLQFDQRNGNAKERRANIRVSASEAAFTFEGPLVKPDEGELARTTFITSVRRSYLQFLFKVIGLPFLPDYWDYQYKVNHKIDDRNELNLIGVGSIDDFQINSPEDYSLEQQATLDQVPVIQQWTSTIGLSWRHRLRGGNGFFRATLSGNILNNTFTQYEDNVNQQGILFSNESEEDENKFRFEMTNFTGDWTISSGVLAQYSRYTNNTTDAVNELNYETNTSFYRFGIFGQVSKPFFGERLTPSFGFRVDGNTFLDEGMNFINTLSPRMSLAYSVAPRWTLNASVGRYFKIPPYTILGYKDNDGNYANKDSEYIQSDHLVTGLEFLPRKSTRLTLEGFYKKYENYPVSMRNGVSLANLGGDFEVLGNEDIASVGLGRSYGMEFLLQQKLTSNFYGILAYTLYWSEFTGLNSDEYSPSIWDNRHLLTFTGGYKLPNNWEIGLRVRYLGPTPYPPVDLDNSLDTYPTFIFEYDQLGEVRLSAYKQADIRVDKKWNFSNWTFNLFLEVTNVLGSNLPNAPTYTLERSDEGQILVPERLIQVAGTDNSSALPTLGIIVDF; encoded by the coding sequence TTGAGCGGATTTGTAATAGATGCTAAAACAGAAGAACCACTGATCGGGGTAACTATCAAACTTGAAAACACAGATCTGGGAGGAACTACCGACGTAAATGGCTACTATACAATCAATAACATACCTACCCAAAGCTATAATGTATCCGCTTCTTATGTGGGCTATCAATCCCTTACCCGCTACAATATAATTGTTCGTTCAGGGGGCAATCCTGAACTTAACTTTGAACTGAACGAAACGGTGGATGAGCTGAGCGAAGTAATCGTAGAGGCCAGTCCTTTTGAAAAGCTTACTGAGACACCCAATTCCATTCAACGCTTATCGCAGGAAGAAATCGCTACTTATCCGGGAGGTAATAATGATATTGCAAAAGTAGTGCAATCTCTACCGGGGGTTTCCGGCTCAGTAGGCTTTAGAAATGATGTGATCATACGAGGAGGGGCACCCAACGAAAATGTATATTATCTGGATGGAGTGGAAATCCCAAATATCAATCACTTTGCCACCCAGGGAAGTGCGGGTGGTCCGGTAGGTTTGTTAAATGTTTCATTTATAGAAGGCGTTACCCTAAGTACCAGTTCTTTTGCTGCACAATATGATAATGTGCTTTCCGGAGTTTTACAGTTTGATCAGAGAAACGGCAACGCAAAAGAAAGAAGAGCAAACATCAGGGTCAGTGCCAGTGAGGCAGCTTTTACGTTTGAAGGGCCTTTGGTCAAACCTGATGAAGGGGAACTGGCCAGGACTACCTTTATCACCTCAGTAAGGCGATCATATTTACAATTTTTGTTTAAAGTTATCGGCCTGCCCTTTCTGCCGGATTACTGGGATTATCAATACAAAGTAAACCATAAGATAGATGACAGAAATGAGCTGAACCTCATTGGCGTAGGCTCCATAGATGATTTTCAGATCAACTCTCCGGAAGACTATAGCTTGGAACAACAAGCAACGCTGGATCAGGTACCGGTAATTCAGCAATGGACCAGCACTATCGGGCTGAGCTGGCGGCATCGCCTGAGAGGAGGCAATGGATTCTTCAGAGCTACCTTAAGTGGAAACATCCTCAATAATACTTTTACCCAATACGAAGATAATGTCAATCAGCAGGGAATTCTCTTCAGCAATGAATCTGAAGAAGATGAAAATAAATTCCGGTTTGAGATGACCAACTTCACTGGTGACTGGACGATCAGCAGTGGTGTATTGGCACAATATTCTCGATATACTAATAATACAACTGATGCTGTCAATGAGCTCAACTATGAGACAAACACATCGTTTTATCGCTTCGGTATTTTTGGACAGGTATCTAAACCTTTTTTTGGAGAAAGGCTGACTCCATCATTTGGATTTAGGGTTGACGGAAACACATTTCTGGATGAGGGCATGAACTTCATCAATACACTTTCACCCAGAATGTCTCTGGCTTATAGCGTAGCACCCCGCTGGACACTTAATGCGTCAGTAGGGCGTTATTTCAAAATCCCCCCCTACACTATTCTTGGCTATAAGGATAATGACGGAAATTATGCCAATAAGGACAGCGAATATATTCAAAGTGATCATCTGGTTACCGGGCTGGAATTTTTACCCAGAAAATCCACGCGCCTTACCCTGGAAGGATTTTATAAAAAGTATGAAAACTATCCGGTGTCTATGCGTAATGGTGTTTCATTAGCCAATTTAGGGGGTGATTTTGAAGTGCTGGGCAATGAAGATATTGCTAGTGTGGGTCTGGGAAGAAGTTATGGTATGGAATTTCTATTACAACAAAAACTTACCAGTAACTTCTATGGTATACTCGCTTATACACTATACTGGAGCGAGTTTACAGGTTTGAACAGTGACGAATATTCACCCTCAATCTGGGACAACCGGCATCTGCTCACCTTTACCGGAGGATACAAACTCCCTAATAACTGGGAGATTGGTCTCAGAGTGCGTTACCTGGGCCCTACCCCCTACCCTCCGGTAGATTTGGATAATTCACTAGATACATATCCTACTTTCATCTTTGAGTATGATCAGCTAGGTGAAGTAAGACTGAGTGCTTACAAGCAGGCAGATATCAGAGTGGACAAAAAGTGGAACTTTAGTAACTGGACATTTAATCTATTCCTTGAAGTAACCAATGTGTTGGGTAGTAATTTACCTAATGCACCCACTTACACGCTGGAGCGATCTGACGAAGGACAAATTTTGGTTCCTGAGCGTCTGATTCAGGTAGCAGGTACTGATAACAGTTCAGCTTTACCCACACTAGGGATTATCGTTGATTTCTAA
- a CDS encoding MarR family winged helix-turn-helix transcriptional regulator has translation MGKETEKILQLLNYWQAFTRQNEGDIFSFAKWLTKIAEEQEQKVENDSSRDSPSQKYIHHTYSIDDQLTLLWGRLIRYTHLWSRKALQNLHINSVEEYGLLKSVQLLKKARKSELIKFSLLESTTCFEMIKRLEKAGYLRETVDTLDKRSRLVSLTAKGKKTIVDADLQMKKLSNLLMGDLDEVQKHELLEMLRQLNVFHENLYQADKNASLDDMLNQKQR, from the coding sequence ATGGGAAAAGAAACAGAAAAAATATTGCAACTACTGAATTACTGGCAAGCGTTCACACGGCAGAATGAGGGGGATATATTTTCATTTGCTAAGTGGCTTACTAAAATAGCAGAAGAGCAGGAGCAAAAAGTTGAAAATGATAGTTCAAGAGATTCTCCTTCGCAGAAATATATACATCATACCTACTCTATTGATGATCAGCTCACATTACTATGGGGCCGTCTGATCAGGTATACACATTTATGGTCACGGAAAGCACTTCAAAATTTGCATATCAATTCAGTAGAAGAATATGGCTTATTGAAGTCAGTTCAATTATTGAAAAAAGCCAGGAAATCTGAATTGATAAAATTCAGCTTACTTGAGAGTACTACATGCTTTGAAATGATCAAAAGGCTTGAAAAGGCCGGCTACCTTAGAGAAACTGTTGATACGCTAGATAAACGATCCCGACTCGTCTCACTAACAGCAAAAGGGAAAAAAACTATTGTTGATGCGGATTTACAAATGAAAAAACTATCCAATCTTTTGATGGGCGATTTAGACGAAGTGCAAAAACACGAGCTATTGGAGATGCTCAGGCAGCTCAATGTATTTCACGAAAACCTTTATCAGGCTGATAAAAACGCATCATTGGATGATATGCTTAATCAAAAGCAACGCTAA
- a CDS encoding fatty acid desaturase — protein sequence MVWYREKGVFISLSIIFMWFISLFCLLHFFEVSWKNPFTYLFMLIQAHLYTGLFITAHDAMHGAVSKHKKVNDTLGKIAAGMFAFNSYRKLFPKHHLHHRFVATEKDPDYHKGNFLSWYIKFALEYVSLWQILLMAATYELLLLAFPKPNVILFYILPSILATLQLFYFGTYLPHRGIKNNKHHSSTQAKNHVWAFVSCYFFGYHYEHHNAPGVPWWRLYKEKEKMIKS from the coding sequence ATGGTTTGGTATCGTGAAAAAGGTGTATTCATAAGTTTGTCTATCATTTTTATGTGGTTTATAAGCTTATTCTGTCTTCTTCACTTTTTTGAAGTAAGCTGGAAAAATCCGTTCACTTACCTTTTTATGCTGATCCAGGCTCATCTCTACACTGGATTATTCATCACCGCTCATGATGCTATGCACGGAGCGGTCTCAAAGCACAAAAAAGTAAATGATACCCTGGGGAAAATAGCAGCAGGTATGTTTGCGTTTAACTCATACCGTAAATTATTTCCCAAACATCATTTGCACCATCGTTTCGTAGCTACTGAAAAGGATCCCGACTATCACAAGGGAAATTTCCTTAGCTGGTACATCAAGTTTGCGCTGGAATATGTAAGTCTCTGGCAAATACTTTTGATGGCAGCTACTTATGAGCTTTTACTGCTTGCTTTCCCAAAACCCAATGTAATCCTTTTTTATATATTACCTTCAATCTTAGCTACTCTGCAACTCTTCTATTTTGGCACGTATTTACCCCATAGAGGCATAAAAAACAATAAACACCACTCATCTACTCAGGCAAAAAACCATGTATGGGCTTTTGTGAGCTGCTATTTTTTCGGATACCATTATGAACACCACAATGCCCCGGGCGTGCCCTGGTGGCGATTGTATAAAGAGAAAGAAAAAATGATTAAGAGTTAA
- a CDS encoding 4-hydroxy-3-methylbut-2-enyl diphosphate reductase, which produces MLHLKVDIDQNSGFCFGVVYAIEMAEDILNEYQHLYCLGDIVHNDEEVRRLEKKGLKIINHDALRNLHNEKVLIRAHGEPPSTYRIALENKLELIDASCPVVLKLQNRIRNSYDKHEKIYIYGKHGHAEVEGLLGQTEQEAIVFQDINELNIADLPRNLTLYSQTTKSTDKFYEITSTLRDAGIEVNANDTICRQVSNRDKELRDFAGNYDVILFVSGTKSSNGKVLYGVCKDRNPNTYFISSKQEIDPDWFTTTNSVGICGATSTPMWLMEEVKVKLLSL; this is translated from the coding sequence ATGTTACATCTCAAAGTAGATATTGATCAGAATTCAGGCTTTTGCTTTGGCGTCGTTTACGCTATTGAAATGGCTGAAGACATTCTAAATGAGTATCAGCATTTGTACTGTTTAGGAGATATCGTTCACAATGATGAAGAGGTTCGTCGCCTGGAAAAAAAAGGGCTTAAGATAATTAACCATGATGCACTTAGAAATTTACATAATGAAAAAGTTCTGATCAGGGCGCATGGTGAACCTCCATCTACTTACCGGATCGCACTGGAGAATAAGCTGGAGTTAATTGATGCATCCTGCCCAGTTGTGCTAAAACTTCAAAACCGTATCCGAAACAGTTACGATAAGCATGAAAAAATTTATATATACGGAAAACACGGACATGCTGAAGTGGAAGGCTTATTGGGGCAAACCGAACAGGAAGCTATCGTTTTTCAGGATATCAATGAGTTGAACATAGCTGACCTGCCGAGGAACCTTACCTTATACAGCCAAACTACTAAAAGTACAGATAAATTTTACGAAATCACCAGTACACTTCGTGATGCTGGAATTGAAGTAAATGCAAATGATACCATATGTCGGCAAGTATCTAATCGGGATAAAGAACTAAGAGATTTTGCTGGCAACTATGATGTCATTTTATTTGTATCAGGGACAAAATCTTCCAATGGGAAAGTATTATATGGTGTGTGCAAAGATAGAAACCCTAACACTTATTTTATTTCCAGCAAACAGGAGATTGACCCTGATTGGTTTACCACCACCAACTCAGTAGGCATCTGTGGCGCTACTTCAACACCAATGTGGCTCATGGAAGAAGTGAAAGTAAAATTGTTAAGTCTATAA
- a CDS encoding phytoene/squalene synthase family protein, whose translation MTLFDLTTFKCSKVITEHYSTSFTLGIKTLHKRFHYPIYAIYGFVRYADEIVDTFHAHDKKTLLDRFSHETFQAIEEGISLNPVIHAFQNVVNEYLIENELIEAFLRSMEMDLYMQNYNDHKYEEYIYGSAEVVGLMCLRVFCEGNKALYEQLKDPARRLGSAFQKVNFLRDIKSDYVERGRVYFPGVDFSTFSTNAKCDIEKDIQDDFDAAYRGILKLPNGAKLGVYLAYIYYLNLFKKIKNCSADKIAEQRIRIPDNQKFALLVSTYFRARFNYY comes from the coding sequence ATGACCCTCTTTGACTTGACAACATTTAAATGTAGTAAAGTTATTACCGAACATTACAGTACTTCTTTTACCCTCGGTATAAAAACTCTACATAAGCGCTTCCATTATCCAATTTATGCCATCTATGGATTTGTAAGGTATGCTGATGAAATTGTTGACACTTTTCATGCTCATGATAAAAAGACGCTTTTAGATAGGTTCAGTCATGAAACTTTTCAGGCTATAGAAGAAGGCATAAGTCTGAACCCGGTAATCCATGCTTTTCAAAATGTTGTGAATGAGTATTTGATAGAGAATGAGCTGATTGAAGCTTTCCTGAGGAGTATGGAGATGGATCTATACATGCAGAATTACAATGATCATAAATATGAAGAATACATTTATGGGTCAGCTGAGGTCGTTGGCCTGATGTGTCTCCGTGTTTTTTGTGAAGGCAATAAAGCACTTTATGAACAGCTAAAAGATCCTGCCAGAAGATTAGGTTCAGCTTTTCAGAAAGTAAACTTCCTAAGGGATATCAAATCTGATTATGTTGAGAGAGGCAGAGTCTATTTTCCGGGAGTGGATTTCAGTACATTTTCTACAAATGCCAAATGTGATATTGAAAAAGATATACAAGATGATTTTGATGCAGCCTATAGAGGAATCCTGAAGCTGCCCAATGGTGCTAAACTTGGTGTCTATCTGGCATATATCTATTATCTGAATTTGTTCAAGAAAATAAAGAACTGTTCCGCTGATAAAATTGCTGAGCAAAGAATAAGGATACCAGACAATCAGAAGTTTGCACTGCTGGTAAGCACTTATTTCAGAGCTCGTTTCAACTATTATTAG
- a CDS encoding phytoene desaturase family protein: protein MKKGKVVVIGSGFSGISAATNLAQKGHEVTILEKNESAGGRARSFSEKGFTFDMGPSWYWMPDVFDKYFESFGYSTSQFYDLIRLDPSYKVIFGKEDYLDLPASLDKLADLFETLEKGSSTMLAKFLKQAAYKYEVGINNLVYKPSRSVYEFLSLRLLYDILRMDVFKSFHKHIRSFFHDDRIIRIMEFPILLLGALPQNTPALYSLMNYADIKLGTWYPMGGMHKIIEGMLEVAFDKGVKLALNQNVIKFDIAAGRINKVITERDEFVADVVVAGADYHHVESSLLPENYRSYSDSYWESRKMAPSSLLFYVGLNKKLDKLKHHNLFFDEDFTPHAKDIYQNRKWPEKPLFYLSVTSQTDSSVAPEGHENLFFLIPVAPGLKDSETIREKYYHIVMDRLEHLIGQEVKSAVVFKKSYAHNDFVKDYNAFKGNAYGLANTLMQTAILKPNLKSKKVKNLYYTGQLTVPGPGVPPSLISGKVVAEEIAKDYS, encoded by the coding sequence ATGAAAAAAGGTAAGGTAGTAGTTATAGGTTCAGGATTTTCTGGCATCTCTGCTGCCACCAATCTAGCACAGAAAGGTCACGAAGTCACAATTCTTGAAAAGAACGAATCCGCCGGTGGGAGGGCTCGTTCTTTCTCAGAAAAAGGTTTCACTTTTGATATGGGGCCCAGTTGGTACTGGATGCCCGATGTATTTGACAAATACTTTGAAAGTTTTGGCTACTCGACTTCTCAGTTTTATGATCTCATAAGGTTAGACCCTTCTTATAAAGTAATATTTGGTAAGGAAGACTATTTAGATCTGCCAGCTTCTCTGGATAAGTTGGCAGATTTATTTGAGACCCTTGAAAAAGGAAGCAGCACCATGCTTGCCAAATTCTTAAAGCAGGCTGCTTATAAATATGAGGTGGGTATCAACAACCTGGTGTATAAGCCAAGTAGATCCGTTTACGAATTTTTAAGTTTACGGCTGCTTTATGACATACTCCGGATGGATGTTTTTAAGTCATTCCATAAGCATATCAGATCTTTTTTTCATGATGACAGGATCATACGTATCATGGAATTTCCTATATTACTATTAGGAGCCTTGCCCCAGAATACCCCTGCACTCTACAGTCTCATGAATTACGCAGATATCAAGCTGGGAACCTGGTACCCAATGGGAGGTATGCACAAAATCATAGAAGGTATGCTTGAGGTTGCTTTTGATAAAGGAGTTAAACTGGCATTAAATCAAAATGTAATAAAATTTGATATTGCTGCGGGTAGAATTAATAAGGTAATTACTGAGCGTGATGAGTTTGTTGCAGATGTCGTTGTGGCTGGGGCTGACTATCATCACGTTGAAAGTTCTTTACTTCCTGAAAATTACCGCAGTTATAGCGACTCGTATTGGGAAAGTAGAAAAATGGCTCCTTCTTCCCTATTATTTTATGTAGGTCTCAACAAAAAGCTGGATAAGCTCAAACATCATAATCTCTTCTTTGACGAAGATTTCACCCCTCATGCGAAAGATATTTACCAAAACAGGAAATGGCCAGAGAAACCATTATTTTATCTTTCTGTAACTTCTCAGACAGACTCTAGTGTAGCTCCGGAAGGACATGAGAATTTATTTTTTCTTATTCCAGTAGCACCGGGACTAAAGGATAGTGAAACAATAAGGGAAAAATACTACCATATTGTGATGGACAGACTGGAACATCTGATTGGACAGGAAGTGAAAAGCGCGGTTGTTTTCAAAAAATCATACGCACACAATGATTTTGTAAAAGACTATAATGCCTTTAAAGGCAATGCCTACGGCTTGGCAAATACATTGATGCAAACCGCCATTTTAAAGCCTAATCTAAAGAGTAAAAAGGTGAAAAATCTGTATTATACAGGACAGTTAACAGTTCCCGGACCGGGAGTCCCTCCATCACTAATCTCGGGTAAAGTGGTAGCGGAGGAAATTGCCAAAGATTATAGTTAG
- a CDS encoding RNA polymerase sigma factor, which translates to MTALEFSYSLDKMSKSLKPFALKLTKDMEEANDLLQETILKAFTNRDKFTDGTNLKAWLYTIMKNTFITNYQRMVRRNTFIDTTDNLHYINSTSSITENMAYSSFAMKDIKSAITKLDDAYKTPFMMHYRGFKYHEIADRLSIPIGTVKNRIHIARKELKSTLKNYAVK; encoded by the coding sequence ATGACAGCACTTGAATTTAGTTACTCGCTCGACAAAATGTCTAAGTCTTTGAAGCCCTTCGCACTGAAGCTTACCAAAGATATGGAAGAAGCAAATGACCTTCTTCAGGAGACTATTCTTAAAGCTTTTACTAATCGTGATAAATTCACAGATGGTACCAATCTCAAAGCCTGGTTATATACCATTATGAAGAACACATTTATCACCAATTACCAGAGAATGGTTCGCCGGAATACTTTCATTGATACTACTGATAATTTACATTATATAAACAGTACCAGTAGTATTACAGAAAATATGGCTTATTCCAGTTTCGCAATGAAGGATATTAAAAGTGCCATTACGAAATTGGATGATGCTTACAAAACTCCTTTTATGATGCATTATCGTGGATTTAAATACCATGAAATTGCTGATCGCTTGAGCATCCCAATTGGTACTGTAAAAAACAGAATCCACATAGCCAGGAAAGAACTTAAATCCACATTAAAAAACTACGCTGTTAAATAA
- a CDS encoding MerR family transcriptional regulator has protein sequence MSNYSIRDLEQLSGIKAHTLRIWEQRYHFIEPKRTETNIRFYDDNDLKLILNIALLKDNGFKISKIAGMTEDEMLKEVFRLTEKNLRYPDQIHALTLAMIDLDEDRFEKIMATNILKLGFESTMINIIYPFLSKIGVLWQTGAISPSQEHFIANLIRQKLIVAIDGQFVSNSESQDKYLLFLPEGELHELTLLFLCYIIKARKNKVLYFGQNLPFEDLKSIYKHHKPDYILTIFTTKPPENQVDEYVEKLAKTFSTTEILLSGYQVIGKNYQSFQNVKMFTRIDHIIKFVEENSVQNLSHQ, from the coding sequence GTGAGTAACTATTCAATCAGAGATCTAGAACAGCTATCCGGGATAAAGGCACATACCCTCAGAATTTGGGAACAGCGATATCATTTTATTGAACCTAAACGTACCGAAACCAATATTCGCTTTTATGATGACAATGATCTCAAACTCATCCTTAATATTGCCTTGCTAAAAGACAATGGATTTAAAATATCCAAAATAGCTGGCATGACTGAGGATGAAATGTTGAAGGAGGTGTTCAGGCTTACTGAAAAAAATTTACGTTATCCTGATCAAATTCATGCATTAACGCTGGCTATGATTGATCTGGACGAAGACCGCTTTGAAAAAATAATGGCTACTAATATTCTCAAACTTGGATTTGAGAGTACTATGATCAATATTATATATCCGTTCCTATCCAAAATAGGCGTGCTTTGGCAAACGGGTGCGATTAGTCCCTCCCAAGAACATTTCATCGCTAACTTAATCCGCCAAAAACTTATCGTAGCTATTGATGGTCAATTTGTATCAAACTCTGAAAGCCAAGATAAGTACCTTTTATTTTTGCCTGAAGGGGAGTTACATGAGCTAACACTGTTATTCCTTTGCTACATCATAAAAGCAAGGAAGAACAAAGTACTGTATTTTGGTCAGAATCTTCCTTTTGAAGACTTAAAATCAATATATAAACATCATAAACCAGATTATATCCTTACTATTTTTACAACCAAACCTCCTGAAAATCAAGTAGATGAATACGTAGAAAAACTAGCAAAAACATTCTCAACGACTGAAATACTGCTTAGCGGATACCAAGTCATTGGCAAAAATTATCAAAGTTTTCAGAACGTAAAAATGTTTACGCGTATTGATCACATCATTAAATTTGTTGAAGAAAACAGCGTGCAAAATCTTTCACATCAATAA
- a CDS encoding sterol desaturase family protein, whose protein sequence is MNIISNISFLMVGFAGMEFFSWFIHKYIMHGPLWNIHKTHHVHTKGFFELNDLFSILFGSIAIILIFSGVQSLDYRFWLGCGISLYGISYFVLHDILIHRRVKVKKKPKGKYLNGISRAHRAHHKSNQKDKAVSFGLFIVPFRFFKK, encoded by the coding sequence ATGAATATAATAAGTAATATTTCATTTTTGATGGTAGGCTTTGCTGGAATGGAATTTTTTTCATGGTTTATCCATAAGTATATCATGCATGGCCCTTTGTGGAATATACATAAGACACATCATGTCCATACAAAAGGTTTTTTTGAACTGAATGACCTTTTCTCAATTCTCTTTGGAAGTATAGCAATTATTTTAATATTCTCAGGCGTTCAAAGTTTAGATTATAGATTTTGGCTAGGTTGTGGTATATCACTTTATGGTATATCATACTTTGTATTACATGACATTCTTATTCACAGAAGAGTTAAGGTAAAAAAGAAACCTAAAGGAAAATACCTGAATGGAATAAGCAGAGCACACAGGGCTCACCATAAATCGAATCAAAAAGACAAGGCGGTCTCCTTCGGTTTGTTTATTGTACCATTCAGATTCTTTAAGAAATGA
- a CDS encoding carotenoid biosynthesis protein, whose amino-acid sequence MKIRHQPFNKKTINIDEAAQKKIAVYTLATVHFFGILGIAYPPTNPFFVSATPFSLITTSLILFFFHREWNIPFVFFACTTFLVGYSIEVIGVKTALIFGSYNYGEALGFQVMEVPVIIGLNWLILTYACGVISRSLSQSLFIASLVGSVLMVGLDILIEPVAIALDFWNWSGGLIPLKNYVGWFIISFVLQILFHSLRFDKNNVLAKYVIFVQAIFFIILQIIK is encoded by the coding sequence ATGAAAATTCGGCATCAACCATTTAATAAGAAAACAATAAATATAGATGAGGCTGCACAAAAAAAAATTGCTGTATATACTTTGGCCACTGTGCATTTTTTTGGGATTCTTGGTATTGCCTATCCTCCTACCAACCCTTTTTTCGTTTCAGCTACCCCTTTCAGCCTAATCACAACTTCATTAATACTATTTTTCTTTCATAGGGAATGGAACATACCCTTCGTATTTTTTGCATGTACTACCTTTTTGGTGGGATATAGCATTGAAGTGATTGGCGTAAAAACAGCGTTGATTTTTGGTTCATACAATTACGGAGAAGCTTTGGGGTTTCAAGTGATGGAGGTACCCGTCATCATCGGGCTTAATTGGCTCATACTTACCTACGCTTGTGGAGTGATCTCCAGGTCTCTTTCCCAATCACTATTCATCGCTAGCTTGGTAGGTAGTGTATTGATGGTTGGCTTAGATATCTTGATAGAACCCGTAGCAATTGCCCTGGATTTCTGGAATTGGTCCGGAGGTTTGATTCCTCTGAAGAACTATGTGGGTTGGTTTATTATCTCCTTTGTGCTACAGATATTATTTCATTCACTCAGGTTTGATAAAAATAACGTACTTGCAAAATATGTAATTTTTGTTCAAGCAATATTTTTTATCATTTTACAAATTATTAAATAA
- the lipA gene encoding lipoyl synthase, protein MIELPVIPEESTKKSRKPDWLRVKLPVGKEYANVRKLVDKYKLHTICESGNCPNMGECWGRGTATFMILGNVCTRSCTFCAVATGRPPEYDDEEPKRVAEAIKLMGVKHAVITSVNRDELKDRGAEIWFETVKEVKKLSPDTTIETLIPDVKGNWDALYRMMEGGQEVVSHNVETVERLYRRVRPQAKYNRSLEQLKRIKEYGMRSKSGIMLGLGETDDEVYKAMDDLVENQLDILTLGQYLQPTKMHIEVAEFIHPDKFDHFREEGLRRGLKYVESGPLVRSSYHAEKHVNV, encoded by the coding sequence ATGATTGAATTACCTGTAATACCTGAAGAATCTACTAAAAAATCGCGTAAACCTGACTGGCTGAGAGTGAAACTACCGGTTGGTAAAGAATACGCAAATGTTCGCAAGCTGGTAGATAAATATAAACTTCATACAATTTGTGAAAGTGGTAATTGCCCAAATATGGGTGAGTGTTGGGGTAGAGGGACCGCAACTTTTATGATATTAGGAAATGTATGTACCCGCAGTTGTACTTTCTGTGCGGTTGCTACCGGACGCCCACCGGAATATGATGATGAAGAGCCCAAAAGAGTTGCAGAAGCAATTAAGCTAATGGGGGTCAAGCATGCGGTAATTACTTCAGTCAACAGAGATGAACTAAAAGACCGAGGTGCGGAAATCTGGTTTGAGACAGTAAAAGAAGTCAAAAAGCTTAGCCCCGATACTACGATTGAAACCCTTATTCCTGATGTTAAAGGCAACTGGGATGCCCTGTATCGCATGATGGAAGGGGGACAGGAAGTTGTTTCTCACAATGTAGAAACGGTTGAACGCCTCTACCGTAGAGTTAGGCCTCAGGCTAAATACAACAGAAGCCTTGAACAACTGAAAAGAATCAAAGAATATGGCATGCGAAGCAAGTCGGGTATTATGCTTGGGCTGGGAGAAACTGATGATGAGGTATATAAAGCAATGGATGATTTGGTAGAAAACCAGCTTGACATACTCACATTGGGACAATATCTGCAACCTACCAAAATGCATATTGAGGTAGCGGAATTTATTCATCCTGATAAGTTTGATCACTTCAGAGAAGAAGGTCTCAGGAGAGGATTAAAATATGTAGAATCCGGTCCCCTGGTACGCTCGTCTTACCATGCAGAAAAACATGTAAATGTTTGA